In Deinococcus metallilatus, the sequence GGCCACAGGTGAGGTGACCTGAGCAGGAAAATGAGGGCAGTGTTGCATGGGCAGGTGCGGCTCGGCACGCGCTGGAATGGGAACTGTTTTCAACTAGGTTGGTAAGGAAAGGAATACTCCGTTCCAGACGCGTCGAAGCACTGATGAGTATGCATACCTTCGTCCGCCTTTCAGGAAGCTCGCCCCCCGCCTGTGCGAGCTGGCGCGGGGGTGGATGAGCGGCCGGTGGAGGTGCACCGGGAGCCGCAGTCCATCGGGGTGGAGCGCACCTTCGACCACGACCTGAGCACGCGGGAGGCTGTCCTGGCCGAGCTGCCGTCCCTCACGGCGGAGGTCGAAGCTCGGTGGTCGAAGCGGGGCTACGTGGGGCGGACGGCGGTGCTGAAACTCAGCTTCGAGGACGGGACGACGGTGACGCGGCACCGGACCCGCGAGCAGCCGTTCCAGGGGGCGGACGAGCTGGCTCAGACGGTGACCGAGGTCCTGACGCCGGAGCTGCTGCCGGGCACCGGGTCCGGTTGCTGGGGGTGAGTGTGGTGAACCTGTAGGCCAGGGGCTGACGCCCCCCTCGTGCGTTGAGGCGGCAGGGCGCACAATGGGGGCAGTGATTCCTGGCCTTTTCGTCTTCGTCATCACGGCGCCTGAGGGGGTCTTGCGGGCCCGCTTCGACCTGGAACCCGGCCGTTGTTACCTCCCGTGCGACGTGCGGGTGGAGTGCGGGGGGGAGGCGGTGTGTTCCGCTCATACCCTGACGGTGGAGGCCACGGCGCTGCCGTCCGAGGACGAGTTCCGGGACCTGGCTGCTCGCGCGGCGACTCGGACGGCGGACGACACCCCGGACGAGCTGCGCCGGCTGCTCAACTTGCTCATCCCCTTTTGAGCCGGAGCCATCGGGAGTGTGTTTCCCTGGAAGTACGAAAGAACGGGGAGGGCGAACAGCGCCCTAGACCTGGGGCACGCGGAGTGTTGGCTGGACGCGGAGTTCGTCGAGCCCTGCCCGTCATGAAGGAAGCGGGCGGCAGGCGGTTCATCCTGGTTCACCCGGTTGAGCCGTCCCGACATTTCCCGGCGCAGCGGGTAGGGTGAAGCCCGGTATGTCCCTTAACCTTGATGGCATCTTCTGGGAGGCGCTCGACCATGCCTACGGCCCCGCCAACGATGTTCCCGCGCTGAAGACCTGGCGCTGGTCGTCGAGGGCCCACACCACCCGGAAGTGTAGGACTTTGTCGACTTCTTTCAGCCGCTCCAAGACGGTCACGAAATAGCCATTGGCAATCAGGCTGCGGATGGTGTTCACATTCGCCTGCTTGACCCGTGTGGCATCAAGGCCAAGTTGCCGGGCGAAGGGCGCAATGCCGTCCGCGCGCATGTACGAGATGGGGGAAGGGCGAGTGCCGGCGCTGATAGTGGCGAGCGCCATGTGCACGCCGTAGTACCCCAGCACCATCGCCACCCTCGCGGGACCGCAGCTGTTCCATGGGATTATTGGGCCAGTCATGGCTCCTCCACCCCGCGCATTCCTCTCCTACGCCTGGGGAGACGCCCACCATCAGGCAAGAGTTCGCCAGGGCCCTTCGGGGAGCCGGCATTGATGTTGTTTTCGATCAGTGGGACCTGAAACCCGGCCAGGATACAAACGTCTTCATGGAACAGGCTGTTGGTGACCCTTCCATTACACATGTGCTGATGTTGCTGGACGCCAAGTATGTGCAGAAGGCCAATCTGCGTCACGGGGGCGTGGGCATTGAAACGCAGTTGATCAGTCCAGCTGTCTACGGTGACCCGCGCCAGACCCGGTATGTACCGCTGCTTTTCAATACTGGAGACGGCTGGGCGGGCCTGCCGCATTATCTGAAGTCCCGGCTTTACTTCGATTTTGGCACTGATGCGGCCTGGGAGACCAATTGGCCGGCGCTCGTGCGGCACCTTCATTCGGTGGAATCGGCCCGCCCGCCCCTGGGCGCCGTTCCTCTGGAGCTTTTTCAGGATACGGCGCAGGTGCGGCACGTATCCCCAAAAGCAGAGCGCGTGATCCCCACGGATTTGCCAGCGCCTTATGGGTTGATCTATGACCGGCTACATCAGGTCTTGAAGTGGCATACTCTGGACAGTTTGCGAGCCGCTTCGTTGTTAGCCCCCTTCGGCTTCAGCCTAGGCGTTCTGGCAAGCCCAAGTCAGACGGTGGCCCATCTGGACGAAGCTGCGCTGACGTTCATCACTGACTACTTCCAGGTCAGCCGCGACTTTCTCCTGGGCCGAAGTCGGGAGCCGGGCTTGTGTGCAGGACACTGGTACAAGCACCCGCAGGAACTGTGCCAGCGGATTGCTGACCTCCATATAGGAGATCAGTTGGGCACTGTCTTCTTTATCGCGCTGCCACAGTCACCTGCCCTCGGAGATCAGCGGAAAAAGCGATTCTTCCCAGCCCTGATGGAGCCAGACCTAGATCTATTTGTGCTGCTAACGCAGCGACGTCAGCCGGGTGAGCATGAGTTCTATACCTATGAGGTCTGGGAGGCAGGACGCTGGAACTACGAAAAGTGCCGACTGGACCTGAAGGCGATTGCTCTCTTCTGTCAGCGGCTGAACCTGAAGAGAAACGTTGTGTTCTTTATGGGAGGCTCGCTCCCCGACGATCGGTTCAAGGCCGTGACGCGGGGCACGCGACACGTAGCAGAGTTTGTGGAAGAAGGCTTTGTAGGTCTGAGCCCAAGATGGCATCCAGACGATTACGTGAGCGACGCGCCACATCTAGCGAAGGAGATTGGTGAGATGCCGCGTGTCGTGGAATGCTACGAGTGGTATGGACTTGAGGGCATTATCGAAGCAGTCCTTGCCCGGTCTAATTGATATCCAGATCATCGGAGTGCTTGATCTGAAGTGATTTCTCGGAGAACCCAGGCGATGTGCCAACGCCCCTGAGTTGCCAGATTTCATGACCGGCATCAACAGGGGACGGGACAGAGCCACGATCTACCTTAATTAGGAATTAACCCGTGGAAAGGCTCGTCGAACTTGCCTTCTCCATCATGGTTGTGAGCGGTCGGGCGCCCAGGCGACGTTGCGGCTTCCACCAGTCCTGATAGCTGTCCGTTTCCTTGGCCCCCGGAAGTGGCGGGTCGTCTCGAGGGAGGGCTCGTCCAACTGGCCTCCTACACTGCTCAGCACGGTCCGCCCCGCCTATGGCTCCGGCCTCAGTTTCAATTCCAGTTGTGGGCGGGGCGCGCCCCGCTCCCTCAGAGACAC encodes:
- a CDS encoding toll/interleukin-1 receptor domain-containing protein; protein product: MGLLGQSWLLHPAHSSPTPGETPTIRQEFARALRGAGIDVVFDQWDLKPGQDTNVFMEQAVGDPSITHVLMLLDAKYVQKANLRHGGVGIETQLISPAVYGDPRQTRYVPLLFNTGDGWAGLPHYLKSRLYFDFGTDAAWETNWPALVRHLHSVESARPPLGAVPLELFQDTAQVRHVSPKAERVIPTDLPAPYGLIYDRLHQVLKWHTLDSLRAASLLAPFGFSLGVLASPSQTVAHLDEAALTFITDYFQVSRDFLLGRSREPGLCAGHWYKHPQELCQRIADLHIGDQLGTVFFIALPQSPALGDQRKKRFFPALMEPDLDLFVLLTQRRQPGEHEFYTYEVWEAGRWNYEKCRLDLKAIALFCQRLNLKRNVVFFMGGSLPDDRFKAVTRGTRHVAEFVEEGFVGLSPRWHPDDYVSDAPHLAKEIGEMPRVVECYEWYGLEGIIEAVLARSN
- a CDS encoding cysteine peptidase family C39 domain-containing protein, translated to MTGPIIPWNSCGPARVAMVLGYYGVHMALATISAGTRPSPISYMRADGIAPFARQLGLDATRVKQANVNTIRSLIANGYFVTVLERLKEVDKVLHFRVVWALDDQRQVFSAGTSLAGP